One Prinia subflava isolate CZ2003 ecotype Zambia chromosome 8, Cam_Psub_1.2, whole genome shotgun sequence DNA window includes the following coding sequences:
- the NSUN5 gene encoding 28S rRNA (cytosine-C(5))-methyltransferase, with the protein MALYSAAAAVLAGLERGEGGLKSLVYNSGFPHVRQLYALVSETLRYASVLEKLLDGAALLQAEKKLAPQLAKVLVYDLLFGKGLKCGGRWKALARRHRPRLEAELARMKVRHRVSRNEDLLAPEEAVSTGASQVPRYVRVNTLKTCVDDVIDFFKRQGYAYLGKAASVEELKTLSGKKFLLDLHLPELLVFPPQTDLHDNLLYTAGHIILQDKASCLPAFLLGAVAGSHVIDACAAPGNKTSHLAAILKNKGQIFAFDVDPKRVATMNTLLTRAGVTGCQLAQQDFLTVDPRDPKYSRVTHILLDPSCSGSGMVTRGPGEEAAPSAERLQALAGFQRRVLNHALSFPALQRLVYSTCSLHQEENEDVVQAVLQEWGSAFRLVTAFPSWPCRGLTAFSGAESCLRASPAETFTHGFFVAVLERCKEGAAASSSRPAAGKENPQLGEGTEPGAAPKKRKKKKQWMKE; encoded by the exons ATGGCGCTGTACAGCGCGGCGGCCGCGGTGCTGGCGGGGCTGGAGCGCGGCGAGGGCGGCCTCAAGAGCCTCGTTTACAACAGCGGCTTCCCG CATGTCCGGCAGCTGTACGCGCTGGTGTCCGAGACCCTCCGCTACGCTTCGgtgctggagaagctgctggatgGAGCCGCGCTGCTGCAGGCCGAGAAGAAGCTGGCGCCGCAGCTGGCGAAG GTCCTGGTGTATGACTTGCTCTTCGGCAAGGGGCTGAAGTGCGGGGGCCGGTGGAAGGCGCTGGCCCGGCGCCACCGGCCGCGGCTGGAGGCCGAGCTGGCCCGCATGAAGGTGCGGCACAGGGTGAGCCGCAACGAGGACCTGCTGGCCCCGGAGGAGGCAGTAAGCACCGGAG cctcccaggtCCCACGCTACGTCCGAGTCAACACCCTGAAGACTTGTGTGGACGATGTGATCGACTTCTTCAAGCGCCAGGGATATGCCTACCTGGGCAAGGCAGCCAG TGTGGAGGAGCTGAAGACcctctctggaaaaaaattcttgttGGATCTGCATCTCCCGGAGCTGTTGGTTTTCCCTCCACAGACAGACCTCCATGACAACCTGCTGTACACTGCAGGACACATAATTCTGCAGGACAAG GccagctgcctccctgccttcctccttgGCGCTGTTGCCGGCTCACATGTCATTGatgcctgtgctgcccctggaAACAAGACGAGCCACCTGGCTGCCATCCTGAAGAACAAGGG ACAGATCTTTGCCTTTGATGTGGACCCCAAGCGCGTGGCCACCATGAACACGCTGCTGACGCGGGCAGGGGtcactggctgccagctggccCAGCAGGACTTCCTGACGGTGGATCCCAGAGACCCCAAATACAGCAGGGTGACCCACATCCTTCTTGACCCATCCTGCAGTGGCTCAG ggatggtgactcgGGGGccaggggaggaggcagccccGAGTGCTGAACGCTTGCAGGCACTGGCTGGCTTCCAGCGCCGAGTCCTCAACCATGCCCTGAGCTTTCCAGCTCTCCAGCGCCTGGTCTACTCCACCTGCTCCCTACACCAGGAGGAGAACGAGGATGtggtgcaggctgtgctgcaggagtggGGCTCGGCCTTCAG GCTGGTGACTGCCTTCCCATCGTGGCCCTGCCGAGGACTCACTGCCTTCTCTGGAGCAGAGAGTTGCCTCCGTGCCTCCCCTGCAGAGACCTTCACCCATGGCTTCTtcgtggctgtgctggagcGGTGCAAGGAaggggctgctgcctccag CTCCCGGCCTGCAGCAGGCAAGGAGAACCCACAGCTAGGAGAGGGAAcggagccaggagcagctcccaagaagaggaagaagaaaaagcagtggATGAAAGAGTGA